One Mugil cephalus isolate CIBA_MC_2020 chromosome 17, CIBA_Mcephalus_1.1, whole genome shotgun sequence genomic window, AGTTGCTCCCACCTGCCTAGCCAACGATGTAGTTAGGGCCACACCTTAGAAAAAGTCTCTCTTCCTTAAGGTATAGTATTTGCGGCAAGTGTCTGAAAGACAGAGTGAAGGCGTGCGCAGTGGACTGTCACTATATGTCACACGCTGTCACTCTCAAACTCACTGACTGGTCTTCATACTGAACTGAACACtatcaaatgtaaaaaaaaaaaaaaactaaagcaaaaaacataataatgttAAAGATAATTAAAATCTTCCTAAACGTTGTGTATTAcaccatctttaaaaaaaaaaaaagtttatgcTTGCTGCATGTGATATTCCACCATTCTACTATTCTCTAGACCCTTAGACCTATGATGTCAGTCCAGGCCCCACCTGCTCTCTGTTGTCATCTACAATGTGTACATTATGTACAGAACACACGCGGCTGTTCTCGGTTCAGTTTTCCGACAGACTGTCAGTCATCTGAACCAGTGTGAAACTGAAGGCTCACACATACTCTGCTGACCATCAGCCATTACTGCAGAGCTGGTTTGCAGATCATCTTGCAGatgagctctgtttttttttcttgtttttttttcattacaatATTGTTACTGTGTTTGCCCCGTTGAACTCCtcaatttctttttctgactttgCATTAGGCAAAGCTGAATCCAAGCACGATTCACCAATCAGTTTGAGAAGTTATTACTGCATGCTTGTGGATTTCCATATCAGTTTTAGTGAACCACTTGACCTCTGGGCTCTATAACCTCAGGATGactgttatgtttttattattattacagggATTTTCTGAGTTGACTCCAAGTTAACACCTCATAGACTTTGCTCTTTCATAGACACATTATGATCTGAGTGCTCTCCTTCtacagagcaggaagaggagcacCAAAAAGActgactatttttttaaaaggttaacCTTGTGTGAATGAAGCCATAGTGTGCCTCAGTGACTGTGTAAATACAAAGCCTGCTGccaacataaatacaatattgtCAATTTGTCCATGTACCTAGCTAGCATTAAAGATACTCTTGTGAAGGAGAATAATACATAAGAATGAGTCATTTATATGTCATCTGGTCAGTTAGTTACAATTTCTTCGGCAATAGAGCATGGACAAAGAGATTAAACAGCTAGGAGTGGAGTATTATTTTACTACTATCCAAATCCAGTCACTGTGTAGTCATATGTTAGGTTTTATTCCATTATTGACACCAGTTTGAAAATTttgggaaagaaaaatgttagGGGTAATGCCACTGAGAAATTtctataaatcaaatcaatcacaGTCGACCTGTATGGAATATGAAGTTCATTAAACTATTTATTGCAGATTATATGTTCTGattaattttaatctgaattttttcacatttatattcCAGTTTGTCAagtaaaattttttttaacctcatcTGGGAAAGCTACTACGCACAAATAGAAATCCCTTTCAGCAGCATGGCCTGTGATATTCTACTAGACATGGCAAAACACAAATTCATAAacttcagtattttatttagtaGAAATTGTTCTTACTGTGCAGTTACAGAACATGCTATCCATGTAAAATTGCAGCTACTAATATCTGCCTACTTGGCAGGTGATAGGTTAAATGCTAATTTAACACACCAGATTAAGTCATTGTTTCAGTACCATGGACAGCGACTGTcaaacagacatgacaaaatacTACACTCCATATTTACAGTAATtgaaaataatcacaaaacGCAATAGAACAAAGAATTGGCTGCATGAACCAAAATGTCGGAGCAAGGTTTCAAACTGAACAGACCCCTCTGTGGTGTCAGTAAACCATTCTTGCCTCTTTCTTCATTTAACAAATTATCATTTGTGTGCAGTTTCCCTATCGTGTTCTTAGAAGCCGTTATAATTCACTTCACACATTGTGAGTCACCTTGGGAGTTTCCTTCAGTAATAGTGTCTCCTGACCCTGTAAAACACAACTATCTTCAACTCAGAAtcctttttatgtatttatttatttaattaattttgtctTGCTGCAGCTTCCCTGCTGTAATAACGTCAGTGACGCTTGTTGACactcattttcatattttctatcGTCTATTGGCAAATCACTTTGAGGTACAGATATATTTTGTCCACACTCAGGATAAAAATAGCACGGCAGGGACATGGCCGTATAGACATATAGAAATCCCACCCATCCCCCTTCACAAATCGCACCCAGACTGGCACCATTCATCCTGGAAAATATGTCACTGGGGATTAACTTTGAGTCTCTCCCAATaccatatttaaatatttgcaggCAGTCAAGTGGACAGTAACATAAACACCAGTACTGTACATGGTACAGTCCAAGATTAGTCTcagattatttattaaaaatagttCACTTTCCTCTGGCTGTGCTCATGTACCTTTCAAGACTCCTTATATATTATCTCTTATCAACATCCCCAGCCTTGACTTCTCTGTATACGGTGATTACAGACCATTTCCGAAATGTATTCAGTGAAAGAATCTTTTGAAATGCAGTGTCATTAGTGGATAATTGTATTTTTTAGAAAGCTCATCTCTGTGTTCACTGCACAAGTAAATGTTAATCCTTATTTTTAACTCCTTAGGTGAAACTTGGCTGCGAGGCGCCCAACTCTAAAGTGGTAAAGGTGCCTGATGGCACTCTCTGGAGCAGCACTATCAGCAGTATGACTAATATCTCACACAGTGCAAGGATCCAAAATGGGGGCGAGTGCAACCTCCTGGATTTTGAATCGTCGGATCGTCCTCTGGTGGTCAACTTTGGCTCAGCCACCTGACCCCCCTTCATCAGCCACCTGCCAGCCTTCAGGAAGTTAGTGGAGGACTTCAGTGATGTGGCTGATTTCCTGTTAGTGTACATTGATGAGGCTCACCCGTCCGATGGCTGGGTGGCCCCTCCAATGGGTTCTTGCTCTTTGAGTTTCCGGAAACACCAGAATCTGGAGGAGAGGCTGGGAGCAGCGCAAAAACTCATCGAGCACTTTTCCCTGCCTCCGCAGTGTCAACTAGTGGCTGACTGCATGGACAACAACGCTAATGTGGCCTATGGCGTGTCCAATGAACGGGTGTGTATagtacaacaaaaaaagattgcTTACCTGGGTGGTAAGGGGCCGTTTTTTTACAATCTGAAGGATGTGCGTCAGTGGCTAGAACAGAGCTACGGTACACGGTAGAACAGTTAAAGACAAGAAAGTACAGAGGACACATTTGGAAGTTTTTagtataaaaaacataaaaagaaagactAAAAGGCATGTGATGATATGTAATATCCACTGCCTTATAGCTGtaacgaaggtcttccagaatTGCAGAGCAACTTCTTTCATTCAACTTTTGAAATCAGGCCGATGTTTAAAACATCAGTTCATAGAAACTGGGATGAAGGTCAAAACCTGTGGGTATGATCCACATCAACTAGGCAGCGAGATGATTTGAGGCAACATATAAAGTTAACAGTGTATATCCTTCATCTGTTTTTGTGCCTACTTTTGCTGCTAAAATAATGTTTAACATGAGTTCCACATAAAATGAAGAGCGCACATATTCccattttaaaatatctgatcatttacagcagattttaaatttattttttaatacaaagtCTAATATTGGGGTTCTTTTGCACTTCGGCCATATGTTTTATGCACTATATTAAAAACCTTATGTATGAACTTATCCACCCTCCTTTATCTTAAGGTAAATGTTCTCTATTTCAATGCTactaaaaagtgttaaaaaagcGTTCATGTTTACAATACTGAATCAAAGTAGATTCAATGACGCTTTTTGACATGGATCAATAGAAAATggttatttaattaaataagtaaatcagATTTTACCAGTGACATCTAAGTAGAAAAGTCGGTGTTAAGTaaatccacctttttttttcttttttttttttttgtcattcctCTTTACCAAACTGCTTGTGCTCTGTGAAGTTGTAAGGGAATCATAAGTGAACCGCCTTTTTCCAGACCTGGTCTCACATTCTGCCACTCCAGATAAAATCACTGCTTTTAAGAAATTACAAGCAGTAATTCAAAAATTTAAGAAATTCTGGAGAAGCCTTGCCGACCTGTGTGTGCTTACTGTGTGACAGGAAAACAATTCTTCTCCTGAGTGGCAGGTAACTTGCATCAGGTTTTAATCCAGGAGTTCTGAGAATTTTCTGTtaattttctgttgctgtgcaaGCGTGTATTTCTCTGACTGTGTGACGAGGGGCGTTTGTCAATATGTGTTCTCAGCGTTAATCGCTGCACAAGTACTGTCCCAACCCAAAGTACACATTAGACCAAGACAGTCCAAATCATCGAGGATGCATCGGCAGGTAACTCATGTGGGCTTTATACAACCAGATATCCCGAAATTCATTTTGTGGATGTTGTTCCAATTCCACCATGACAATCCTGCGTCCTTCAGAGTCCATACTTTAGAATCAGACTTGTCAAATCTGAACTACTAGACTTGACAATTACCAAGTTCGTGCATGTGTTGTTGATAAACGCCCCcagtcttctttctttctgataaCTGTAGCCGGCATCTTTAATCAacattgcatttaaaataacttGATGTATCTGGATATGTGCTTGATGTTTTTTCATGTattgttgctgcttttgtttggtgttttggttacatacattttttgttttgttttaatcctgTGTGGATGTGGGGTTGGATTCAGGGCTGTGCAGTTTTGGCTACTAGGCTCACTGTTGCTGCACTGAAAGTACTTTATGTCATATGAGCTCCATTTGGCAGGAAGGACAACCTTTACATTAGCTACAAATCTTTCTGGGTAGAAGGGAAAGTGACAACTCCCTCTCCCTCAATTAAGCCTGTTTAAGTCTCTCTTTAAGTCTCTGCTTTTCTCCTTCTGAGACTATCCACACTTCTGACAAATCTGGAGAACTAATCCAGCCACGGAATAAGTCCTGAATTTAAATTAACTGCATAAATGAAATGCTGTTTTCCAGTGATATAGGCCTATAAGTTAAATATCAGGCTATGTTCATACTGCAAGCCTTATTTACTGCTCAGATCTTATTTCCTTGTTTGGCAAtcaagacagacacacatataaacCCATAAGacctaacattatgaccaccttcctaatattgtgtaggtctcccttgtgcctccaaaacagtggtgactcatcagagaatgaacatgggccttctgagggtgtcctgtggtgtctggtaacagaatgttgttagtggaggtctttgggttctataggttgaggggaggggcctctgtggatcatcccacagatacttgatcagtttgtgatctagtgaaatTGGAGTCTAGGTCAACACGTTCTGctgttgttaattttttttttttataagctgTTTAAACTGCTATGGGGGTGGAGTGGGTgaacatgaatgccaggtccaaacgtttcccagtgGAACCTTggtgtcacaagatggtcaatgttatttaccgtcagtggtcataatgttatgccttatcaGTGTAAAATTGACGTTAACATGGAGGTGAATGAAGTCAACACTTTACTGTAAAACTGTCCGGTAAAACAAGCAAGAATGCTCTCTTAATTTGAGTCTTTAACTtctttaaattagattttacaTTCTCAACGTTTCTCTGACATTATAGGCACATTTTCCTTTGGCCTCCCTGGCCATATGTTTTGGTCACCTATCCAAATTTGGAACCACTACAATACAGCTAAGTTTTACTTGTTCATATTACTGAGGTCACCATTCACAAAAAAGAACCTGTGTCCTTAGAATTCCACATATGGAAGTGGCCCAAATATCACTTGAAAAGAATCAGACTCTATGTAATTTGGTTTGGTCCCACTGTCAGGAAAGAACGGATTACATATATTTTGTTTGCATGCTGCCTACGTTTTCATGGATGCATTTATAAtgaatttgtgtatttaaacCTAAGTGCCCTATAAACACCGTTTTAGTCACTCAATCTGTATGTTTTTGCACAACATATGATACTTCCAGCTGTTGGTCCTTAATCCAAAACCACATCCGCTCAATAAACTTCAAACCTCTCATGTTTGATGTAGATGACAGCTTGATTTCCACATCTTTAAATGTgcttaaaactttaaaatatctGAACATGTTCAGGTTAACTTTTGTAAGTCATTGTGTTTGTGAGATAGAGATGTTTGAGCATTTTATGAACATTTGAGCTCCCTCGGACGGATGGTTTGCTTTGGTCACGGTGATCAAGGTGTGCCAATGAAAACCTTTGACGAAAGAGTCCCTGACTCAGTCTCTGGTTGGATAGTGAACTGCACCTGGTCAGCATGACTCAGATCAATGCATCTGTCTTCATTGTTAAATTGACCGCTCAGTGTCTCTAAAAGTAACTGATATAGAcaactttgttttctgttttatctaCTGTACTTTTTCATTActgtttagtgtttatttttatatgtccATGGAAAGGAATAACATGAGTGCAAAATAAAGGTGACTGTTTGTATGTGAAACTCTTTACATGGTGTTTCTTTGTTCAAtgcaaaaactttattttctttgtttctggtatACAGTCAGGTCCATGAATATTGAGACATTGacacaattctaatctttttggctctatacaccaccacaatggatttgaaatgaagcaaacaagatgtgctttaattgcagactttcagctttaatttgagggtattttcatccaaatcaggtgaacggtgtaggaattacaacagtttgtatatgtgcctcacactttttaagggacgaaaagtaatgggacaaattaaaatatcataaatcaaactttcactttttaatacttggTTGTAAATCCTTTGCAATCAGTTacagcctgaagtctggaacgcATAGGTCCAGACGCTGGGTTTCATCCCTGGTGATGCTCTGCCAGGACTCTACCgcaaatgtcttcagttcctgcttgttcttggggcattttcccttcagttttgtctttagcaagtgaaatgcatgctcagtCGGATTTAGGTCAGGTGACTGACTTGGCCATTGCATAAcattccacttctttgccttaaaaaactctttggttgctttCACAGTATGCTTCGGGTCATTGTCTATCTGCACTGTGAAGCGCCGTCCAATAAGTTCTGAAGCATTTGGTTGAATATGAGCAGATAATGTTGCCCGAAACACTTCAGAATTTaacctgctgcttttgtcagcagtcatatcatcaataaatacaagggAACCAGTTCCATTGGCAACCATACATGCCCACGCCatgacactaccaccaccatgcttcactgatgaggtgGTATGCTTTGGATCATGAGCAGTTCCTTTACTTCTCCatactcttctcttcccatcactctggtacaagttgatctttgtttcatctgtccataGGATGTCGTTCCAGAACTGTGAAggcttttttagatgtttttggcaaactctaatctggccttcctgtttttgaggctcaccaatggtttacatcttgtagtgaaccctctgtattcactctggtggagtcttctcttgattgttgactttgacacacatacaccaacctcctggagagtgttcttGATCTGGCCAACTGttgtgaagggttttttttttttcaccagggaAAGAATTCTTCTGTCATCCaccacagttgttttctttggtCTTCTGGGTCTTTTGGTGTTGCTGAGCTCACCAGtgcgttctttctttttaagaatgttcCGAACAGTCGATTTGGCCACacttaatgtttttgttatctctctgatgggtttgttttgatttctcagCCTAATGATGGCTTGTTTCACTGatagtgacagctctttggatctCATATTGAGAGTTGACAGCAACAGATTCCAAATACAAATAGCACACTTGAAATTAACTCTAGACCTTTTTATCTGCTAATTCTAAATGGGATAATAAGGGaataacacacacctggccatggaacagctgagcagccaattgtcccattacttttggtcccttgaaaagtgggaggcacatatacaaactgttgtaattcttacaccgttcacctgatttggatgtaaatacccccaaattaaagctgaaagtctgttTTCAAATCCATTGTGGTGTATAGAtccaaaaagattagaattgtgtCAATGTGACAATActtatggacctgactgtatgttttcaatgtctttttcatcattgttttgcttttaaatgagATTCATGTATGGCAGTAAAGCTAATTCCTTATCCTGTTGGAGGCTCTGGTACATTGTCATCTACCAAAAACCCTCCAATATTACAAGTCGTGTTACTCACTAGCCTGGCATGGCACGCTAACTTCATGGACAATTTCAATATCTCTGCATACAATTGGATAGTCCcgaaaccaatcagagcagtccaaatgatttgattggcatggcagatctttgccagtgcataatcagttcccaacggagtgGCAACAGAACAACTTTCTGTTGCAAATATGTTGTGGAGACTGAAGTCGT contains:
- the dio2 gene encoding type II iodothyronine deiodinase; the encoded protein is MDFSNSPAAVQTHKENMGTASEDLLVTLQILPGFFSNCLFLALYDSVVLVKRVVSLLSCSRSAGCGEWRRMLTSAGLRSIWNSFLLDAYKQVKLGCEAPNSKVVKVPDGTLWSSTISSMTNISHSARIQNGGECNLLDFESSDRPLVVNFGSATUPPFISHLPAFRKLVEDFSDVADFLLVYIDEAHPSDGWVAPPMGSCSLSFRKHQNLEERLGAAQKLIEHFSLPPQCQLVADCMDNNANVAYGVSNERVCIVQQKKIAYLGGKGPFFYNLKDVRQWLEQSYGTR